The following are from one region of the Oscarella lobularis chromosome 3, ooOscLobu1.1, whole genome shotgun sequence genome:
- the LOC136185488 gene encoding uncharacterized protein yields the protein MEIDACETESALMPTRNVGSNTDKTPKSSRKRRSSTPCPESGRTPSTGLETTPKSVSMRSNDSTPSRVPHACKRKALHFESPKAPISIASGLTERQQLSLLLEMTANEKNQTANRRSERSSSRIKIGGKRTNWRIHKRNERGETPLHVACIRGDSDAVQKLIEQGAQINCGDHAGWTPLHEAANHGHGEIVRILLENGADPNALGMDDITPLQDAITNGHNEVVTILIEIGDADSRIQNAAGQNAIDLAKEMNQTDLVQRLLQKESHRQKNSISDGSDLCCTPLDHEELKTREESPREENSKEIILAEDDSPLIDAEHLKGFVLGEILGHRRDEGEEESPVALLPEVEQIEPLSSPLSSPKKTSTNPNYSPTLVPKKRLVQQWTGKRFDDWVEKIADEWDFSEALFLTKNYTLVNPNESCNETQSELKRLLTKHKTEKEKLILAFEMRLFRALWDTSPLQPSGGVAFCDTMKPRVPTESPTIYPPRESLLKDTRDKYNQAAECLRLRQQAELDTFEALGKLYGNSQNLEQAFIEPFLIKTSSYKQ from the exons ATGGAAATTGACGCGTGCGAGACCGAGTCGGCTTTGATGCCGACTCGAAACGTTGGTTCGAATACCGATAAGACTccaaaatcgtcgcgaaagcgtcgatcgtcgacgccgtgtCCCGAAAGTGGTCGTACACCTTCGACTGGGCTggagacgacgccgaaatcGGTGTCTATGAGGTCGAacgattcgacgccgtcgcgagTGCCTCACgcttgcaaaagaaaagcgctTCATTTCG AGTCCCCCAAGGCGCCAATTTCGATCGCGAGCGGTCTAACGGAGCGCCAACAGTTAAGCCTGCTGCTGGAAATGACGGCGAACGAGAAGAATCAGACAGCGAATCGGcgaagcgaacgatcgaGTTCCCGTATTAAAATAGGCGGTAAACGAACGAACTGGAGAATACACaagcgaaacgaacgcgGCGAGACGCCACTACACGTCGCCTGCATCAGAGGCGATTCGGACGCCGTGCAAAAGTTGATTGAACAAGGCGCGCAAATCAATTGCGGAGATCACGCAG GATGGACCCCATTGCACGAGGCGGCCAATCACGGACACGGTGAAATTGTTAGGATTTTATTGGAGAATGGAGCTGATCCAAATGCCCTTGGAATGGATGATATCACTCCACTTCAAGATGCCATCACAAACGGTCACAATGAg GTGGTGACTATTTTGATTGAGATTGGAGACGCCGACTCTCGTATTCAAAATGCCGCGGGCCAGAATGCAATAGACTTGGCTAAAGAGATGAATCAAACCGATCTAGTTCAACGTCTTCTCCAAAAGGAATCGCACCGGCAAAAGAATTCGATTTCCGACGGCAGCGATCTGTGTTGCACGCCTCTCGACCACGAGGAATTAAAAACGCGAGAGGAAAGTCCCCGCGAAGAGAATTCAAAAGAGATCATTCTCGCGGAGGATGATTCTCCTCTTATTGATGCGGAACATCTAAAGGGATTCGTCCTGGGAGAAATACTGGGACACAGGCgagatgaaggagaagaggaaagcCCAGTGGCACTATTGCCTGAAGTAGAGCAAATAGAGCCTCTTTCCTCGCCCCTTTCCTCTCCAAAGAAGACTTCCACCAACCCTAATTATTCCCCAACCCTTGTGCCTAAAAAACGACTCGTTCAGCAGTGG ACTGGAAAGCGGTTTGATGATTGGGTTGAAAAAATTGCGGATGAGTGGGATTTTAGCGAGGCTCTGTTTCTCACTAAGAACTACACGTTGGTAAATCCCAACGAATCTTGCAATGAG ACTCAATCTGAGCTAAAACGTTTGCTTACTAAGCACAAAACTGAGAAG GAAAAGTTGATTCTTGCGTTTGAAATGAGGCTATTTCGCGCGCTCTGGGACACGAGCCCACTCCAGCCAAGTGGTGGTGTAGCATTTTGTGATACAATGAAGCCACGAGTTCCAACCGAAAGCCCAACCATTTATCCCCCACGAGAATCTCTGCTGAAAGACACTAGAGACAAATACAACCAAGCAGCG GAATGCTTACGTCTGAGACAACAAGCCGAACTGGACACGTTCGAAGCGCTGGGAAAACTCTACGGGAATTCTCAAAATTTAGAACAGGCTTTTATTGAaccttttttaattaaaacgtcTTCTTATAAACAATAA
- the LOC136185490 gene encoding N-terminal EF-hand calcium-binding protein 1-like, which translates to MATKKGMSIFYDVFRRADKNDDNALSMSEFNSFFADGVVSSEELEKLFHDIDTDKSDNIDTGELCAHFSKTWGPFGEIFAALEDLNASINRALFATAKGYGEATFEEQFSTRFLMKEVLNQLKYLGKPIGIAIDKIDEQTIKSRPNVQQATFADKVGDGDAIGSGKKARQMARLQSGASGDALGSQVSRLAELVSKLEGKLSLGVASEERISKDDDKLVLVVFKQFEVNESKDEEFKAALKTYCADFSAEDDCLHLLVRTYDESTMITVYEVWINEAAWKSHAVSKAGKAFQHACVDCLASLATVTTMPMPASWWEK; encoded by the exons atggcgacgaagaagggaATGTCCATATTCTACGAC GTATTTAGAAGAGCCGACAAAAACG ATGACAACGCCTTGTCGATGAGCGAATTCAATTCCTTCTTTGCCGACGGCGTCGTAAGCTCAGAAGAGCTAGAAAAGCTTTTCCACGACATCGACACGGATAAAAGCGA CAACATCGACACGGGAGAACTGTGCG CTCATTTTTCGAAAACTTGGGGTCCGTTTGGCGAAATTTTTGCCGCACTCGAAGACCTCAATGCTTCGATAAATCGAGCCCTCTTTGCTACAGCTAAG GGCTATGGCGAGGCAACGTTTGAGGAGCAAttttcgactcgttttctAATGAAAGAA GTTTTGAATCAACTCAAGTATCTAGGAAAACCCATTGGTATTGCTATTGATAAAATTGATGAGCAGACCATTAAATCGAG ACCGAACGTGCAGCAGGCAACGTTTGCGGATaaagtcggcgacggcgatgcTATTGGCAGCGGAAAGAAAGCACGTCAGATGGCTCGACTTCAGTCCGGGGCATCGGGTGATGCGCTTGGATCGCAGGTGAGCCGACTGGCTGAACTGGTGAGCAAATTGGAAGGCAAg CTTTCCCTTGGCGTTGCTAGCGAAGAGAGAATTTCAAAGGATGACGATAAATTG GTTTTGGTTGTTTTTAAACAATTCGAAGTCAACGAGTCTAAGGATGAAGAGTTCAAGGCAGCACTCAAGACGTATTGCGCCGATTTTTCCGCAGAAGACGACTGTCTTCA CTTGCTAGTGCGCACTTACGACGAAAGCACGATGATTACCGTCTATGAAGTATGGATCAACGAAGCCGCTTGGAAAAG CCACGCCGTCTCGAAAGCGGGCAAAGCGTTTCAGCACGCCTGCGTCGATTGTCTTGCCTCCCTGGCCACGGTTACGACAATGCCAATGCCAG CCTCCTGGTGGGAAAAGTGA
- the LOC136184769 gene encoding N-acetylgalactosamine-6-sulfatase-like isoform X1 yields the protein MSPIELVLLLSATFLIADSYATPNFIVILADDFGWGDPQVFGHPTTSTPRLNRMAAEGVRFTQMYTAAPLCSPSRAALLTGRLPVRNGAYRNDSALGYSLGVDAVFADDSVGGLSLDEVTIADALRSQKGYKTKMIGKWHLGQRPQYLPTSRGFDEAYFSAFTHGEAFTYNGTTARCPLMHNTTILGRLAVDHAAISPGAKTQKAQHTYIPFDWLTPMYTSEALKFIEENRANPFFLYYAPDCTHLPVYSSNAFKNSSIRGEYGDAAAEMDWSIGQIMDKLKEMNLETNTMVFFASDNGPALYESLKNRTGIKTPGVRKDDVGSAGLLRGGKATTWDGGFRTPGIAWWPGTIKPNQVSMQVSSLMDIYPTIMDLAGAKVEQDRIYDGLSLANLMTGATDETSINRTLFLYRGDTMFAARRNEYKAHYLTWGEISVSVPPLTRYDGTPCPDYQRENCHCTVASSQPLLYHLEHDPSEAYPISEKSVEYETVMKAIDEDVKAHKAKLVPAKAEMNMCDPHFALWGSDLPVPASKVGWCSARPGC from the exons ATGTCTCCAATCGAGCTCGTTCTCCTCTTATCGGCGACCTTCCTCATCGCCGACAGCTATGCGACGCCTAATTTCATTGTCATTTTAGCAGACGATTTCGGCTGGGGAGATCCTCAG GTCTTCGGtcatccgacgacgagcacaCCGCGTCTCAATCGCATGGCCGCCGAAGGCGTCCGCTTCACGCAAATGTACACGGCGGCGCCGCTTtgctcgccgtcgcgcgccgCTCTCCTCACCGGTCGACTTCCCGTGCGAAACGGGGCCTATCGAAACGACAGCGCACTTGGCTACAgtctcggcgtcgacgccgtaTTCGCCGACGATAGCGTCGGCGGTTTATCGCTCGACGAAGTCacgatcgccgacgcgcTGAGAAGCCAGAAGGGATACAAAACGAAAATGATAG GTAAATGGCACTTGGGTCaaaggcctcagtatctTCCCACGTCTCGCGGTTTCGACGAGGCGTACTTTTCTGCTTTTACTCACGGCGAAGCGTTTACTTACAATGGGACAACGGCAAGATGTCCTCTCATGCACAACACGACTATACTAGGTCGTCTTGCCGTTGATCACGCGGCTATTTCCCCTGGCGCAAAGACTCAGAAGGCTCAACATACTTACATTCCGTTCGACTGGCTCACTCCTATGTACACCAGCGAAGCTCTGAAATTcatcgaagaaaatcgagccaatccgttttttctctactaCGCTCCCGACTGCACTCACTTACCCGTTTATTCGTCGAATGCCTTTAAGAACAGTTCTATTCGCGGCGAATATGGCGACGCGGCCGCCGAAATGGATTGGTCGATTGGACAGATTATGGACAAGCTCAAAGAGATGAATCTCGAAACGAACACCATGGTATTCTTTGCTAGCGACAACGGACCGGCACTGTACGAATCATTAAAAAATAGAACGGGAATAAAAACACCAG GAGTTCgtaaagacgacgttggatcGGCTGGCTTATTGCGCGGTGGCAAAGCGACTACGTGGGACGGCGGCTTTCGAACGCCCGGCATTGCTTGGTGGCCAGGCACTATCAAACCCAATCAA GTATCAATGCAGGTTTCTAGTCTCATGGACATCTATCCTACTATTATGGATTTGGCGGGTGCAAAAGTGGAACAAGATCGAATCTACGATGGACTAAGTTTGGCGAATTTGATGACAGGCGCGACGGACGAGACGTCAATCAACCGTACTCTCTTTCTGTATCGAGGCGACACAATGTTTGCCGCTCGACGAAATGAGTATAAAGCCCATTATCTGACTTGGGGGGAAATATCTGTTTCCGTGCCGCCGTTGACTCGTTACGACGGCACACCGTGTCCGGATTATCAACGAGAGAATTGTCACTGCACTGTTGCCAGTAGCCAGCCGCTGCTCTATCACTTGGAGCACGATCCGAGTGAGGCTTATCCCATCAGCGAGAAATCGGTTGAATATGAGACGGTTATGAAAGCGATTGACGAGGATGTGAAGGCTCACAAAGCGAAGTTGGTTCCTGCCAAGGCGGAGATGAATATGTGTGATCCTCACTTTGCGCTGTGGGGATCGGATCTGCCGGTTCCCGCGAGCAAGGTCGGTTGGTGTTCTGCACGTCCAGGATGCTAA
- the LOC136184767 gene encoding translin-associated factor X-interacting protein 1-like, with protein MADASTKTIPKASDSSRKRFGPIYKLKGDQNQYALPSRLALKPGLEGQPGELDSWPVHGVAAVTSSLSLGQVHRPRSMNRDKAIEPSGAELPASIIPKPRFLSQLESYLEKELKILECPPQGPNPLRLQVHREVFEYLMEDFKTYKPLMSAIKNEYDLIVRWQEEEIERLQPLQTALKTVEEECERRIMSIRGEEKADVSNLKQENKKLCKIIDSFNDEKASLQAQVDKLTEELSTAYRQYRDEADARKLLITEINELRFQQQDSGKGHANDDEDPVLLKMMLNRAREDLKRCQQRLNGVLADYQDVVPRQEFEQLEEKANALAEESEKTTNDFKALMQEHSTLLAVHKELLTQRDKFAHENELLKRSSTPRPEWDRCADFVEGGAEKWQELTDGRTSDEIVDVLVAQLTGKSLEDVQQAEYFEGQGTGDEVPKYLKFEGQVRNRHLGKKEILQLINEVWEARSQQKQENVDSFGNFVYAYLQQRFVEPSLVAEWGYNLHDACARLANRDERIDLFERILGNEVLEDVYHRQKRKQDSLLEALKKTDEGNKGTVSKDELTSALSSVYVAKSQASVAALVQTAEEMAASKESDIIDYQELLTETASSSSPFLDALRSQDKSEQSELVADVMQALEGKSEVTAEQFMGVIRSVDPAKSEADSKMIIAYVFSVTAVDDVASVQVTLDVATISAQLQSGVFERSASRHGRSIE; from the exons ATGGCCGACGCAAGTACAAAAACGATTCCCAAAGCATCCGACAGCTCTCGCAAGCGCTTCGGACCAATTTACAAGCTAAAAGGAGATCAAAACCAATACGCCTTACCATCGAGACTAGCactaaag CCGGGTCTAGAAGGCCAGCCAGGTGAGCTGGATAGTTGGCCAGTTCACGGCGTCGCtgccgtgacgtcatcgctgtCTTTGGGCCAAGTTCATCGGCCCAGATCAATGAATCGAGACAAGGCGATCGAGCCGTCTGGAGCCGAACTTCCAGCGTCCATAATACCGAAACCGCGATTTTTGAGTCAACTCGAATCGTACTTGGAAAAggaattgaaaattttagAATGTCCCCCACAGGGGCCCAATCCATTGAGACTTCAG GTTCATCGCGAGGTCTTTGAGTATCTAATGGAAGATTTCAAGACATACAAACCCCTCATGTCAGCGATAAAGAACGAGTATGATTTGATTGTGAGATGGCAAGAGGAGGAAATCGAACGACTACAACCGCTACAG ACCGCTCTGAAGACGGTGGAGGAAGAGTGCGAGAGACGAATCATGTCCATAaggggagaagaaaaagccg ATGTGTCTAATTTGAAGCAGGAGAACAAAAAATTGTGCAAGATCATCGATTCCTTCAA CGACGAAAAGGCTTCGTTACAGGCTCAAGTTGACAAA CTCACCGAAGAACTATCCACTGCCTATAGACAGTACAGAGACGAAGCGGATGCCAG AAAGCTGCTGATAACGGAAATCAACGAGCTTCGATTTCAACAGCAGGACAGCGGAAAAGGCCAcgcaaatgacgacgaagatccaGTGCTATTAAAAATGATGCTCAA TCGAGCGCGTGAGGATTTGAAACGATGTCAGCAGCGACTTAACGGCGTTCTGGCGGATTATCAGGACGTCGTACCGAGGCAGGAATTCGAGCAACTCGAAGAGAAAGCCAAT GCACTGGCTGAAGAATcggaaaaaacgacgaacgactttAAGGCACTAATGCAGGAACATAG CACTCTGCTTGCCGTTCACAAAGAGTTGCTGACTCAGCGCGACAAGTTCGCTCACGAAAACGAGCTCTTGAAGAGAAGTTCGACCCCGCG ACCTGAGTGGGATAGATGCGCGGATTTCGTCGAGGGCGGCGCGGAAAAGTGGCAAGAGCTCACCGACGgtcgaacgagcgacgaaatcgtcgacgttctcgtcgctcaGCTTACGGGGAAAAGTCTCGAAGACGTCCAACAGGCGGAGTACTTCGAAGGGCAGGGAACTGGCGACGAAGTGCCGAAGTATTTGAAATTCGAAGGGCAAGTGAGAAATCGGCATCTgggaaagaaagagattttGCAATTGATCAATGAAGTGTGGGAAGCGAGATCTCAACAAAAACAG GAAAATGTTGATAGTTTTGGCAATTTTGTCTACGCGTATCTTCAGCAACGCTTCGTCGAACCGTCGCTTGTCGCCGAGTGGGGCTACAATCTTCACGACGCTTGCGCGCGATTGGCTAATCGAGATGAACGAATCGACTTGTTTGAGCGAATCCTCGGCAATGAa GTACTAGAAGACGTCTATCATCGGCAAAAGCGAAAACAGGACAGTCTCCTAGAAGCTCTCAAGAAAACGGACGAAGGAAACAAG GGCACCGTGTCAAAGGACGAGCTCACCTCCGCTCTTTCGTCTGTCTATGTGGCGAAATCTCAAGCGTCTGTCGCCGCTCTCGTGCAAACGGCTGAGGAAATGGCAGCATCAAAAGAATCTGATATTATCGACTATCAAGAATTGTTGACAGAA ACTGCTAGTAGCTCTTCGCCGTTTTTGGACGCTCTTCGTAGTCAGGACAAATCCGAGCAGAGTGAACTGGTGGCTGATGTTATGCAGGCACTCGAAGGAAAAAG TGAGGTGACCGCCGAGCAGTTTATGGGAGTTATTCGCTCCGTGGATCCGGCGAAAAGTGAGGCGGATTCGAAGATGATTATTGCGTACGTTTTCAGTGTGACCGCTGTGGATGACGTAGCAAGCGTACAGGTGACTCTCGACGTAGCAACAATTAGTGCGCAGCTTCAGTCGGGAGTTTTTGAAAGATCGGCGAGTCGACACGGCCGGTCTATTGAATGA
- the LOC136185489 gene encoding glutathione synthetase-like, with translation MDVSEIVRKAKLFALHHRIELLQDPNVAGPDLSAIYAPFCLFPTPFPQSEMEYAKSLQSDFSLLLDRVSMDTKFLVESLTNVAAADDFTGNLVEILKTTSRESVKRPALILMRSDYMLESKKKTGCSLTSLQQLEFNMIAASLGGISERMPLLHRYTYSLLHGGVSADYEDKIPSNFVIHDFTKGLAVAFKEYGSPKAVIAFITEPLERNIFDIFAMELDLYENYSIRSILVPFDDIIEGGTMEAKLDDDKKLIIGTDEVAVCYFRGAFLPKHYSTKKHWEARLLLERSKSIQSPSVALHLTGTKKVQQELSKPGVLERFVDDSELIKRLRATFCRQYSLARCCEGDEATAMALACPDQYVLKPQREGGGNNFFDDCLKRKLLEIDGTSERSGFVLVERIRPPTSKNYIIRYGEPSQTQLQEVDVVDEFGTYGAYVRNGETVCLNEFCGYMLRSKNVKSNEIGILAGLGAYNSFLLEKDT, from the exons ATGGATGTGAGCGAAATCGTAAGGAAAGCGAAGCTGTTTGCCCTTCACCATCGAATCGAATTGCTACAAGATCCCAACGTAGCGGGACCCGATCTGAGCGCAATTTACgctcccttttgcctttttcctaCACCGTTTCCCCAATCGGAAATGGAGTATGCAAAATCACTGCAAAGCGACTTTTCCTTGCTTCTCGATCGCGTCAGCATGGATACGAAGTTTCTAGTGGAGTCCTTGACGAA CGTTGCCGCAGCAGATGATTTCACGGGAAATTTAGTCGAAATTTTAAAAACGACGAGTAGAGAATCTGTGAAG AGGCCTGCTTTGATATTGATGAGATCGGATTATATGTTggaatcgaaaaagaaaaccggATGTAGTCTGACGAGCTTGCAGCAGCTCGAATTCAACATGATTGCTGCTTCACTTGGCGGAATTTCCGAACGAATGCCTTTGCTTCATCG CTATACATATAGTCTTCTTCATGGCGGCGTATCAGCGGACTATGAAGACAAGATACCGTCTAATTTTGTAATTCATGACTTCACTAAAGGATTAGCGGTCGCTTTCAAGGAGTACGGGTCTCCCAA GGCCGTTATTGCTTTTATTACCGAGCCACTGGAGAGAAATATCTTTGATATATTTGCAATGGAACTTGACTTATACGAAAA CTATTCCATTCGCTCTATTCTTGTCCCTTTCGATGACATCATTGAAGGAGGTACAATGGAAGCAAAActagacgacgacaagaaattaattat CGGAACAGACGAAGTTGCCGTGTGCTACTTCCGAGGCGCTTTTCTACCAAAACACTATTCCACCAAAAAG CACTGGGAGGCTCGTTTACTTTTGGAACGGTCAAAAAGCATTCAGTCACCGTCTGTCGCACTTCACTTGACTGGCACCAAAAAAGTTCAGCAGGAGCTCTCCAAACCAGGAGTACTTGAAAG GTTCGTAGACGATTCTGAATTGATCAAGCGTCTCAGGGCTACATTCTGTCGCCAATACTCGCTAGCTCGA TGTTGCGAGGGTGACGAGGCTACTGCAATGGCCTTGGCTTGTCCTGACCAATACGTCTTGAAGCCACAAAGAGAAGGCGGAG gaaataatttttttgatgacTGTCTGAAGAGGAAACTGCTGGAGATTGATGGCACGAGTGAGAGGAGCGGATTTGTGCTAGTGGAACGAATACGACCGCCCACTAGTAAGAATTACATTATTCGGTACGGAGAGCCAAGTCAGACTCAACTGCAAGAAGTGGACGTTGTCGATGAATTTGGAACGTATGGAGCGTATGTGAG aaatgGAGAGACTGTCTGTCTAAATGAATTTTGCGGATATATGCTAAGGTCCAAAAACGTGAAATCTAATGAAATAGGAATTTTGGCTGGCCTTGGAGCTTACAATTCCTTTCTGCTGGAAAAGGATACATAG
- the LOC136184769 gene encoding N-acetylgalactosamine-6-sulfatase-like isoform X2 → MSPIELVLLLSATFLIADSYATPNFIVILADDFGWGDPQVFGHPTTSTPRLNRMAAEGVRFTQMYTAAPLCSPSRAALLTGRLPVRNGAYRNDSALGYSLGVDAVFADDSVGGLSLDEVTIADALRSQKGYKTKMIGKWHLGQRPQYLPTSRGFDEAYFSAFTHGEAFTYNGTTARCPLMHNTTILGRLAVDHAAISPGAKTQKAQHTYIPFDWLTPMYTSEALKFIEENRANPFFLYYAPDCTHLPVYSSNAFKNSSIRGEYGDAAAEMDWSIGQIMDKLKEMNLETNTMVFFASDNGPALYESLKNRTGIKTPVRKDDVGSAGLLRGGKATTWDGGFRTPGIAWWPGTIKPNQVSMQVSSLMDIYPTIMDLAGAKVEQDRIYDGLSLANLMTGATDETSINRTLFLYRGDTMFAARRNEYKAHYLTWGEISVSVPPLTRYDGTPCPDYQRENCHCTVASSQPLLYHLEHDPSEAYPISEKSVEYETVMKAIDEDVKAHKAKLVPAKAEMNMCDPHFALWGSDLPVPASKVGWCSARPGC, encoded by the exons ATGTCTCCAATCGAGCTCGTTCTCCTCTTATCGGCGACCTTCCTCATCGCCGACAGCTATGCGACGCCTAATTTCATTGTCATTTTAGCAGACGATTTCGGCTGGGGAGATCCTCAG GTCTTCGGtcatccgacgacgagcacaCCGCGTCTCAATCGCATGGCCGCCGAAGGCGTCCGCTTCACGCAAATGTACACGGCGGCGCCGCTTtgctcgccgtcgcgcgccgCTCTCCTCACCGGTCGACTTCCCGTGCGAAACGGGGCCTATCGAAACGACAGCGCACTTGGCTACAgtctcggcgtcgacgccgtaTTCGCCGACGATAGCGTCGGCGGTTTATCGCTCGACGAAGTCacgatcgccgacgcgcTGAGAAGCCAGAAGGGATACAAAACGAAAATGATAG GTAAATGGCACTTGGGTCaaaggcctcagtatctTCCCACGTCTCGCGGTTTCGACGAGGCGTACTTTTCTGCTTTTACTCACGGCGAAGCGTTTACTTACAATGGGACAACGGCAAGATGTCCTCTCATGCACAACACGACTATACTAGGTCGTCTTGCCGTTGATCACGCGGCTATTTCCCCTGGCGCAAAGACTCAGAAGGCTCAACATACTTACATTCCGTTCGACTGGCTCACTCCTATGTACACCAGCGAAGCTCTGAAATTcatcgaagaaaatcgagccaatccgttttttctctactaCGCTCCCGACTGCACTCACTTACCCGTTTATTCGTCGAATGCCTTTAAGAACAGTTCTATTCGCGGCGAATATGGCGACGCGGCCGCCGAAATGGATTGGTCGATTGGACAGATTATGGACAAGCTCAAAGAGATGAATCTCGAAACGAACACCATGGTATTCTTTGCTAGCGACAACGGACCGGCACTGTACGAATCATTAAAAAATAGAACGGGAATAAAAACACCAG TTCgtaaagacgacgttggatcGGCTGGCTTATTGCGCGGTGGCAAAGCGACTACGTGGGACGGCGGCTTTCGAACGCCCGGCATTGCTTGGTGGCCAGGCACTATCAAACCCAATCAA GTATCAATGCAGGTTTCTAGTCTCATGGACATCTATCCTACTATTATGGATTTGGCGGGTGCAAAAGTGGAACAAGATCGAATCTACGATGGACTAAGTTTGGCGAATTTGATGACAGGCGCGACGGACGAGACGTCAATCAACCGTACTCTCTTTCTGTATCGAGGCGACACAATGTTTGCCGCTCGACGAAATGAGTATAAAGCCCATTATCTGACTTGGGGGGAAATATCTGTTTCCGTGCCGCCGTTGACTCGTTACGACGGCACACCGTGTCCGGATTATCAACGAGAGAATTGTCACTGCACTGTTGCCAGTAGCCAGCCGCTGCTCTATCACTTGGAGCACGATCCGAGTGAGGCTTATCCCATCAGCGAGAAATCGGTTGAATATGAGACGGTTATGAAAGCGATTGACGAGGATGTGAAGGCTCACAAAGCGAAGTTGGTTCCTGCCAAGGCGGAGATGAATATGTGTGATCCTCACTTTGCGCTGTGGGGATCGGATCTGCCGGTTCCCGCGAGCAAGGTCGGTTGGTGTTCTGCACGTCCAGGATGCTAA